One stretch of Flavobacterium sp. 9 DNA includes these proteins:
- a CDS encoding S41 family peptidase, translated as MYPYFKKKFIIPTVAAGFLFIGTSFKDDFFEIAKQIEIFTTLFKAVNTNYVDETNPGDLMDKAIKSMLGSLDPYTVYFNEQDVVNFKINNTGEYTGIGAMIARKKDRLIVREPYKNYPADKAGLKAGDEIIQIGDVLIADFKDDASQLLKGTKNTKISIKYIRQGKTFTTELVLDEVDIKSVPFYGKIDEKTGYIVLAHFSRKASNEVKDALEKLKADGATQIVLDLRGNPGGLLNEAIDICNLFVPKNEVIVTTKSRIEKHNNTYKTTKEPVDTEIPLAILVNGRSASASEIVSGALQDLDRAVILGSRSFGKGLVQRSVDLTYGTQLKVTISRYYTPSGRCIQALDYAHKDKNGVAQKTDAKNFNAFKTRKGRTVYDGGGVLPDIELDETKMSPITTALLKNDGIFDYATSYYYKNPNLGDKIPTVTDADYTSFKQYLKTNKITFDTETEVALKNTLAAAKNEKIDETIAPEYQQLLNALEKSETTLLDKNQKEIRNLIQEELIKRYQYQEGLYQYYIKNNSEIKKAVSVLNNQTEYKTILKM; from the coding sequence ATGTATCCTTATTTCAAAAAGAAGTTCATTATTCCAACCGTTGCAGCTGGATTTTTATTTATTGGAACCAGTTTCAAAGATGATTTCTTTGAGATCGCGAAACAAATAGAAATATTCACAACATTATTCAAAGCGGTAAACACCAATTATGTCGACGAAACGAATCCGGGTGATTTGATGGACAAAGCGATTAAAAGTATGTTGGGAAGTTTAGATCCGTACACGGTTTACTTTAATGAGCAAGATGTTGTAAACTTCAAGATTAACAATACTGGCGAATACACCGGAATTGGTGCTATGATCGCCAGAAAGAAAGATCGTTTAATTGTTCGTGAACCTTATAAAAATTATCCTGCTGACAAAGCCGGACTTAAAGCGGGAGACGAAATTATTCAGATTGGTGATGTTTTGATTGCCGATTTTAAAGATGACGCTTCTCAATTATTGAAGGGAACAAAAAATACAAAAATTAGCATAAAATATATTCGTCAGGGCAAAACTTTCACAACCGAATTGGTTTTGGACGAAGTTGATATTAAATCTGTTCCTTTCTACGGAAAAATAGATGAGAAAACTGGTTATATCGTTTTGGCACACTTTAGCCGAAAGGCATCTAATGAAGTAAAAGACGCGCTTGAAAAACTAAAAGCTGATGGAGCAACTCAAATCGTTCTTGATTTAAGAGGAAATCCGGGTGGTTTACTAAACGAAGCGATTGATATCTGTAATTTGTTTGTTCCGAAAAATGAAGTTATCGTAACAACAAAATCAAGAATCGAGAAACATAATAATACTTATAAAACGACTAAAGAACCTGTAGATACTGAAATTCCGTTGGCTATTTTGGTGAATGGACGAAGTGCATCTGCATCTGAAATTGTGTCTGGAGCTTTGCAGGATTTAGATCGCGCTGTGATTTTAGGAAGTCGTAGTTTTGGAAAAGGTCTTGTTCAACGTTCTGTTGATTTGACTTATGGAACTCAGCTTAAAGTAACAATTTCTCGCTATTATACTCCTTCCGGACGTTGTATTCAGGCTTTGGATTATGCGCATAAAGACAAAAACGGTGTGGCTCAAAAAACAGATGCCAAAAATTTCAATGCTTTTAAAACCAGAAAAGGAAGAACGGTTTATGATGGTGGTGGTGTTTTACCAGATATCGAATTGGATGAAACCAAAATGAGTCCAATTACAACGGCATTGCTTAAAAACGATGGTATTTTTGACTACGCAACTTCTTATTACTATAAAAATCCAAATTTAGGAGACAAGATTCCAACGGTTACAGATGCTGATTATACAAGCTTTAAACAATATCTAAAAACGAACAAAATCACTTTTGATACCGAAACTGAAGTAGCTTTGAAAAATACTTTGGCTGCAGCCAAAAATGAAAAGATAGACGAAACAATTGCGCCGGAATATCAGCAATTATTAAACGCTCTTGAAAAGAGCGAAACAACTTTGTTAGACAAAAATCAAAAAGAAATTAGAAACCTGATTCAGGAAGAGCTTATAAAAAGATACCAATATCAGGAAGGTTTATATCAATATTACATTAAAAACAATTCAGAAATTAAGAAAGCAGTGAGCGTTTTAAATAATCAAACTGAGTACAAGACGATTTTAAAAATGTAA
- a CDS encoding 1-acyl-sn-glycerol-3-phosphate acyltransferase: MQKIISYPISVIYYLLFSSVLLVFHPIQWFCLNVFGYQAHKKSVDYLNFCLLRCTNLVGTTYKIENRESIPTGVPIIFVSNHQSMYDIITMIWYFRRFHCKFVSKKELGKGIPSVSYNLRHGGSVLIDRKDPKQAIPVIKGLSEYIEKNTRSAVIFPEGTRSKTGKPKEFAQSGLKILCKYAPSAYVVPVSINNSWKMVKYGLFPVSLGNHLTFTVHKAMAVKDYDFAELMRLTEKAVVEGVNEYK; the protein is encoded by the coding sequence ATGCAAAAAATAATTTCGTATCCCATATCCGTAATTTACTATTTGTTATTTAGTTCGGTTTTATTGGTATTTCATCCAATACAGTGGTTTTGCCTAAATGTTTTTGGTTATCAGGCTCACAAAAAAAGTGTCGATTATTTAAACTTTTGCCTTCTAAGATGTACAAATCTTGTGGGAACAACTTATAAAATCGAAAACAGAGAGTCAATTCCAACGGGAGTTCCGATAATTTTCGTTTCAAATCATCAAAGCATGTACGATATTATAACAATGATTTGGTACTTTAGACGTTTTCATTGTAAATTTGTAAGTAAGAAGGAGTTAGGAAAAGGAATTCCAAGTGTATCGTATAATTTACGTCACGGAGGTTCTGTGCTAATTGACCGAAAAGACCCTAAACAAGCGATTCCTGTAATCAAAGGCTTGTCTGAATATATCGAAAAAAACACAAGATCTGCTGTTATTTTTCCTGAAGGAACAAGAAGTAAAACAGGAAAACCTAAAGAATTTGCTCAAAGTGGTTTAAAAATCCTATGCAAATATGCACCTTCGGCATATGTTGTACCTGTGAGTATTAATAATTCATGGAAAATGGTAAAATACGGTCTTTTCCCGGTAAGCTTAGGAAATCATCTTACCTTTACCGTTCATAAAGCAATGGCGGTAAAAGATTATGATTTTGCTGAGTTAATGAGATTGACAGAAAAGGCGGTTGTAGAAGGAGTAAACGAGTATAAATAG
- a CDS encoding DUF4349 domain-containing protein, whose product MRQIFFIFLAVLTFISCEKRSEDAAVADMSISAVKLSSPSQPAEDKNIVIPQKIIKEAFLKFETNDLEETYNQIKTAIATNKASIQNDSQEKDYGTITRRLTIRIPSQNFDAFLESISKGVSYFDEKNISAQNVTEEYIDLNSRLNTKRKLEARYIEILQKASKISEILEIEKQISAIREEIEAKEGQLKYLESRVSESTVSIEFYKTIAQKEGVKISYGSKIWNAIQSGFFSLSDFLLSLISVWPFIVLFCVLAYFIRKRFKRKKI is encoded by the coding sequence ATGCGACAAATTTTCTTTATATTTCTAGCTGTTCTTACTTTCATTAGTTGCGAAAAACGCTCCGAAGACGCTGCTGTTGCAGACATGTCAATTTCTGCTGTAAAGCTTTCATCACCAAGCCAACCAGCTGAAGACAAAAACATCGTAATTCCTCAAAAAATAATCAAAGAAGCGTTTCTTAAATTTGAAACTAACGATTTAGAGGAAACTTACAATCAAATTAAAACTGCGATTGCGACCAATAAAGCAAGTATTCAGAATGATTCTCAGGAAAAAGATTATGGTACAATCACCAGAAGATTAACGATAAGAATTCCAAGTCAGAATTTTGATGCTTTTCTGGAATCGATATCCAAAGGTGTTTCTTATTTTGATGAAAAAAACATTTCGGCTCAAAATGTTACAGAAGAATATATTGACTTAAATTCAAGATTAAACACAAAACGCAAACTAGAAGCACGTTACATCGAAATATTACAGAAAGCTTCTAAAATAAGCGAGATTCTGGAAATTGAAAAACAGATTTCGGCGATTAGAGAAGAAATTGAAGCAAAAGAAGGTCAGCTTAAATATTTAGAAAGTAGAGTTTCTGAAAGTACGGTTTCAATTGAATTCTATAAAACCATTGCTCAAAAAGAAGGCGTTAAAATATCTTACGGATCAAAAATTTGGAATGCGATTCAATCCGGATTTTTTAGTTTATCAGATTTTTTGCTATCTCTTATTAGTGTTTGGCCGTTTATTGTCTTATTTTGCGTACTTGCCTATTTTATTAGAAAAAGATTTAAAAGAAAAAAAATATAA
- a CDS encoding acyl-ACP desaturase, whose protein sequence is MSIKNIRLEVMQFLEKNVDSFVEQYLIPVEKIWQPSDFLPNSEGDNFFEEVKELREIAKELPYDFWVTLVGDTITEEALPTYESWLMDVEGVNQIENGGNGWSKWIRQWTGEENRHGDLLNKYLYLSGRVNMREIEMTTQHLINDGFDIGTGSDPYKNFVYTSFQELATYVSHNRVAQMAKKFGDNKLSKMCKMIAGDEMRHHHAYSEFVTRIFAVDPSEMMLAFQYMMKQKIVMPAHFLRESGQKISSAFEQFSDSAQRIGVYTANDYVDIMQKLIDKWEVDKITNLTDEAEKARDYLMKLPARMARISERLVIPQESHIFKWVEPARL, encoded by the coding sequence ATGTCTATAAAAAACATTAGATTAGAAGTAATGCAGTTTTTGGAAAAAAATGTGGATAGCTTCGTAGAACAGTATTTAATTCCAGTGGAAAAAATTTGGCAGCCGTCAGACTTTTTACCTAATTCTGAAGGAGATAACTTCTTTGAGGAGGTAAAAGAGTTGCGTGAAATTGCCAAAGAATTACCATACGATTTCTGGGTAACGCTTGTTGGTGATACAATCACTGAGGAAGCTTTGCCAACATACGAATCGTGGTTGATGGATGTAGAAGGAGTAAATCAAATCGAAAATGGTGGAAACGGTTGGTCAAAATGGATCAGACAATGGACCGGAGAAGAAAACCGTCACGGAGATTTGCTTAATAAATACTTGTATTTGTCCGGTCGTGTGAACATGCGTGAAATCGAAATGACAACACAGCACTTAATCAACGACGGTTTTGATATTGGAACTGGATCTGACCCGTACAAAAACTTTGTATATACTAGTTTCCAGGAATTAGCAACTTATGTTTCGCACAATAGAGTAGCTCAAATGGCTAAGAAATTTGGTGATAACAAGTTGTCTAAAATGTGTAAAATGATTGCTGGTGACGAGATGCGTCATCACCACGCTTACAGCGAATTTGTTACGCGTATTTTTGCAGTTGATCCAAGCGAAATGATGTTAGCGTTTCAATACATGATGAAACAAAAAATCGTTATGCCGGCACATTTCCTAAGAGAATCTGGTCAAAAGATCAGTTCAGCTTTCGAACAATTTTCTGATTCTGCACAACGTATAGGTGTTTACACTGCAAATGATTATGTAGATATCATGCAAAAATTAATTGATAAATGGGAAGTTGATAAAATTACTAACTTAACTGATGAAGCAGAAAAGGCTCGTGATTACTTAATGAAATTACCAGCTCGTATGGCTAGAATCTCAGAAAGATTGGTAATTCCACAAGAATCACACATCTTTAAATGGGTTGAACCAGCGAGATTGTAA
- the rnpA gene encoding ribonuclease P protein component translates to MNFTYPKNERLKSKTTIGLLFSEGKSVSKYPLRLVYRQAEVNQEEKIKIGVSVSKKYFKKAVDRNYFKRVLRETYRLNKHLLLDNIQESYSLMFFYQTKDRLSYEEINTKTIQLFEKFLSQVNKAPDSENKTES, encoded by the coding sequence ATGAACTTCACTTACCCTAAAAATGAACGCCTAAAGAGCAAGACGACAATTGGTTTACTGTTTTCTGAAGGAAAATCGGTATCCAAATATCCTTTGCGTCTGGTTTACCGTCAAGCGGAAGTTAATCAGGAAGAAAAAATCAAAATTGGCGTTTCTGTATCTAAAAAATACTTCAAAAAAGCTGTTGATCGCAATTATTTCAAACGTGTTTTGAGAGAAACCTATCGTTTAAACAAACATTTGCTTCTGGACAACATTCAGGAATCTTATTCGTTAATGTTTTTCTATCAAACCAAAGACAGATTATCTTACGAAGAAATCAATACCAAAACGATTCAGTTGTTTGAGAAATTCTTATCTCAGGTGAATAAAGCTCCTGATTCTGAAAATAAAACAGAGTCATAA
- a CDS encoding OmpA family protein: MKICRALFLFIIYNLSAQQKPIETIYFDFDKYDLTDQQTEVVTNFIKTIDTSKVESIQIYGYCDDRGNDEYNFRLSNNRVNTIQELLISKGFNQSRIVILEGKGRVVVRPDTVENLHETRSKNRRVDLIVVKRNSFGKGVYNSLRNDLKVGDKIYLENILFDFGSAKLTNNSKKELDKIAEKLLEKRSYQFEIRGHVCCTPEIYSDAIDRDTKERRLSWNRAKTVFYYLISKKVSKSRMTYLGCGNKYPLKKGDALDRRVEFVITKV; this comes from the coding sequence ATGAAGATTTGTAGAGCCCTATTTCTGTTTATTATTTACAATTTATCGGCGCAGCAAAAACCTATCGAAACTATCTACTTTGATTTCGACAAGTATGATCTTACGGATCAGCAAACCGAAGTTGTAACTAATTTTATTAAAACTATTGACACCTCAAAAGTGGAGTCAATACAGATATATGGCTATTGCGATGATCGTGGAAACGACGAATATAATTTTCGTTTATCAAACAATCGCGTTAATACTATTCAGGAATTACTAATTTCCAAAGGCTTTAACCAAAGCAGAATTGTAATTCTGGAAGGAAAAGGACGTGTTGTTGTACGACCTGATACTGTCGAAAATCTTCATGAAACAAGATCCAAAAACCGTCGTGTGGATTTGATTGTTGTCAAACGAAACAGTTTTGGAAAAGGTGTTTATAACTCTCTAAGAAATGATTTGAAGGTTGGCGACAAAATCTACCTTGAGAACATTTTATTTGATTTTGGAAGTGCAAAACTTACCAATAATTCGAAAAAAGAATTAGATAAGATTGCCGAAAAACTTCTTGAGAAAAGAAGTTATCAATTTGAAATCAGAGGACACGTTTGCTGTACTCCGGAAATATATAGCGACGCAATTGACCGAGATACGAAGGAAAGAAGACTTTCCTGGAACCGCGCCAAAACGGTTTTTTATTATTTGATTTCCAAAAAAGTATCCAAAAGCCGAATGACTTATTTGGGCTGCGGCAATAAATATCCGCTGAAAAAAGGCGATGCTTTAGATCGCCGCGTTGAGTTTGTTATTACGAAAGTTTAA